The Bacillaceae bacterium IKA-2 DNA window CATCACCCTCTGCTACTACATCAAAATCTTTTTCCATCGCTAAAATTCGTTTTACCCCTTCACGAAAAAGCTGATGGTCATCTATAATAACGATTTTTATAACCTTTTCTATTTGCTGATTCATTTTTAAAATCCTCCCTAACATTTAAATATGTATTGGAATAATTAACATAATTAATGTACCTTCGTTTATTTTTGAATTGATCATTAAGCCACCTTTTAACATATTGACGCGTTCTTTCATTCCTAGCAGTCCAAAAGTACCTTCTTTTTTATCATTCTGATCAAATCCTTCACCATCATCTTTAATGATAACAGTTACTTTTGTTGCTTTTATTTCAATTTTCACTTGTACTTCTTTCGGTTTGGCATGTTTATACGCATTTTGCACAGCCTCTTGAACTAAGCGGAAAATTGCGATTTCTAACGCTGACGGAAGTCGTTCGACTTTACCTAAATTCCGAAAAGAAATGACCATCCCAGAATGCTCTTGGAAGTTTTTTAAATACTTTGCTAATGTCGGTATTAAACCAAGGTCGTCTAGAGCCATTGGACGAAGGTCATAAATAATCCTTCTTACTTCTGCTAATGAATTTTTTACCATCACTCTTAAATCACGAATTTCCTTTAAGGCATCTTCGATTCCATTTTCCCGATAAATTCTTTCGACGAGCTCGGAGCGAAGTAAGACATTGGCCATCATTTGGGCCGGGCCATCATGAATTTCTCTTGAAACACGCTTTCGCTCTTCTTCTTGAGCTTCGATAATTTTGAGTCCAAACTCTTGCATCTCTTTAGCATCCTTGATTAAATCGCTTACTTGTTGAAGATCACTAGTTAAGTAATTTAAGACAACTGAGATTTGGCCAACAAGTGCTTCTGCTCTTTTTATCGTGTCTTTAATTCCAGTAAGACGCCGCTCAATATTGTCACGACGGTCGCGAAGCTGTTGTTCCTCCTGGCGATATAGAGCTAGCTTCATTTGATAACCGCTAGCCTGTTCATAAGCATTGCGAACCTCTTCATCAGTATATTTTTCAAATTTTTTACTGACCTCTGCTAAACGATTGCGCGCAAATTTTGCGTGATGCTCCGTTTTATCAGAACTTTCAATCAAGGAGGCCACCTTCATTTGAACTTGTTCTAACTCCTTCTGCAACTCAGCATGTTCGCTTCTGGATTGTTCAGTTATTTCAAAGACTTGCTCTTTACTTTGACTAACTGTATCGAGCATTTTCTTGAGAATTTCATCTAACATCGTCTTATTCGACATGTTTGTCCTCCACTTTAATGTACATAAGAATTGAGTGATAAAATAACTTCACCCTTTTTCTACAAAATATTGTCAAATTTCAACAAATTCATCGTAATTAACCTTAACTACTATATTATTCTACCATATTTCTGCTGTTGTAGGTCAGATTAATACGTTACAAATCAAGGTTTTTGTCACATTTATGTTACAATTGGCACTTCAGAGTGCGGCATCTTTATGCGGTGTCAGACACCACATAAAGACGTTTGATGATTTTGTGCGTCCAGCGCGGACAAACCACGTTTTAACGCGGTTTGTATACTCATGTTATGTCCGCCAGTGATGGACATTTTGCTGTTTTGTCCACGAGCGGTGTCAGACACCATGTTGAGCGCTGGCACTATGGTGAGGGAGGGGATTTTTATGCTTTCGGCTTATTTTACGGTTAAGGGATATGGGGAGCATGAGATTGTGATTCAGAAGTCGCGGTTCATTGCTTATATAGATCGGGTTACAACAGAAGCGGCGGCACAGGCTTTCATTGAAAAGATTAAGAAAAAGCATCGCGATGCATCTCACAACTGCTCTGCCTATATGATTGGTGAAACGAATCATATTCAAAAGGCAAACGATGATGGTGAACCGAGTGGAACGGCTGGGGTACCAATGCTTGAAGTGTTGAAAAAACGGGAATTGAAGGATACTGTCGTTGTTATCACTCGCTATTTTGGTGGCATTAAATTGGGGGCTGGAGGCTTAATACGCGCATACGGTAGCGCGACTTCCGAAGGACTCAATGCGACGGGAATTGTCGAGCGGAAACTGATGCAAATTTTCGAGGTGACGGTTGATTATACGTGGCTTGGTAAGCTTGAAAATGAAATTCGTTCGTCACCTTATCTCATTAAACAAATTAATTATTTGGAACAAGTAGTACTTGAGATTTATGCGACTAGTGGTGAAGAAGAGCTTTTTATTTCCTGGATGAACAATTTGACGAATGGGCAAGCTGAGATTTTAGCTGGTGAGCAGGATTATTTAGAGGAAAATTTAAAATGAAAATGAGATTATTGGAGTGATTCAACGTTCATATCTAAGTGAATGAATTTCATAACACCAAAAACTAGCTACATCAATCTACTAAGTTGAAAACGGTTCATTTCAACTCTCTAGTTGGAAGTATTTTAATTCAACTTGATGTAGTATTCTAGTGGCGCAGAATCTACATTATAAAATTCATTCAAGTACAAATGAATACTCTCGTCTCTTACGCAAGCGTTTAAGTCTCGGCCGCATCGCTCAAAAAAATAGAACTAAGGCTTGAAGCCCTAGTTCCTTCGTTTTGACCTTAAATTTAACAAACCGCTTTGTATTTAATGGTGAAAACTCTCACCTCTACTCTCAGCGGAGGTGGTGGGCATGCCCAATCAGGTAGAGTTGCGTACTCCATCTGCTAAACTAATTTTCTAGCAAAGTTTGACGAGTTTTTTTCTATTTTTGAGATTATGAGTCCCGTCTGCCTTAAGGCGTGTCCATTATCGCACTATGTCTTTTTT harbors:
- a CDS encoding histidine kinase, producing the protein MSNKTMLDEILKKMLDTVSQSKEQVFEITEQSRSEHAELQKELEQVQMKVASLIESSDKTEHHAKFARNRLAEVSKKFEKYTDEEVRNAYEQASGYQMKLALYRQEEQQLRDRRDNIERRLTGIKDTIKRAEALVGQISVVLNYLTSDLQQVSDLIKDAKEMQEFGLKIIEAQEEERKRVSREIHDGPAQMMANVLLRSELVERIYRENGIEDALKEIRDLRVMVKNSLAEVRRIIYDLRPMALDDLGLIPTLAKYLKNFQEHSGMVISFRNLGKVERLPSALEIAIFRLVQEAVQNAYKHAKPKEVQVKIEIKATKVTVIIKDDGEGFDQNDKKEGTFGLLGMKERVNMLKGGLMINSKINEGTLIMLIIPIHI
- a CDS encoding YigZ family protein, translating into MLSAYFTVKGYGEHEIVIQKSRFIAYIDRVTTEAAAQAFIEKIKKKHRDASHNCSAYMIGETNHIQKANDDGEPSGTAGVPMLEVLKKRELKDTVVVITRYFGGIKLGAGGLIRAYGSATSEGLNATGIVERKLMQIFEVTVDYTWLGKLENEIRSSPYLIKQINYLEQVVLEIYATSGEEELFISWMNNLTNGQAEILAGEQDYLEENLK